In a single window of the Bacillus mycoides genome:
- a CDS encoding TOMM precursor leader peptide-binding protein — protein sequence MTQNILLIGDGLLTDYVHEQLCKQYSLIHQHTITEALPENIHLALVLHDGSPSSVHRDAELIFRSNNIPWLRAFTSFGEGIIGPYVKPLTTGCSHCADGRRFIAGFDQKEMWELQRKYALKAENVTRRDVRATQNGMLQMCQLIHVETEKILAHGYSSLENELILLDLQTLQCTRNSFLPDPLCPVCSNLPDDTADAAQISLQPSLKTSTETYRCRSIHELNTFLTRDYLDYRTGILNGKMQHSLLPFADVIINMPLLFGNEGVAGRTHSFSLSKATAILEGLERYCGMSPRGKKTNVHGSFRELEDIALNPLTLGVHTNEHYNRDSFPFKPFDPDYEQNWVWGYSLLQNRPLLVPESIAYYSLGHRDAFVYETSNGCAIGGSLEEAIFHGILEIVERDAFLLTWYAELPLPRLDLSSANDTELQLMLERLRTITGYELYVFNATMEHGIPSIWVIAKNTRQDGMNLVCAGGAHMEPIRAVKNAIHEIAGMLLITDEELEQKREKYENGLQDPYLVSQMEDHSMLYGLKEAEERLHFLLRDDAPVQTFQEMNALQSFDMDLTSDLHQLLNRLHQSGLEVIVVNQTVPLIEKNGLHCVKVIIPGMLPMTFGHHLTRVTGLDRVYTVPMTLGYWAEPLTNESLNPHPHPFP from the coding sequence ATGACTCAAAACATACTACTTATAGGAGATGGCCTACTCACAGACTATGTACATGAGCAATTGTGTAAGCAATATTCACTCATCCACCAGCATACAATTACAGAAGCTCTCCCTGAAAACATTCATCTTGCTCTCGTTTTACATGACGGGTCTCCTTCTTCCGTACATCGTGATGCTGAGCTTATCTTTCGCTCAAATAATATTCCGTGGCTTCGCGCGTTTACTTCGTTTGGTGAAGGTATTATCGGTCCTTACGTGAAGCCTCTTACAACTGGATGTTCCCACTGCGCTGATGGACGCCGGTTTATAGCTGGCTTTGATCAAAAAGAAATGTGGGAACTACAACGAAAATATGCATTAAAAGCAGAGAACGTGACGAGGCGTGATGTACGCGCCACCCAAAATGGAATGTTACAAATGTGCCAGCTCATTCATGTTGAAACAGAGAAAATATTAGCTCATGGATATTCTTCTTTAGAAAACGAACTCATTTTACTGGACTTACAAACGTTACAATGTACCCGGAATTCGTTTCTTCCAGACCCTCTCTGTCCGGTATGCAGCAATTTGCCTGACGATACAGCAGATGCAGCGCAAATTTCTTTACAACCAAGTTTGAAAACGAGTACTGAAACGTATCGCTGTCGTTCCATTCATGAGCTAAACACATTTTTAACGAGAGACTATTTAGATTACCGGACTGGTATTTTAAACGGTAAAATGCAACATTCTCTATTACCGTTTGCTGATGTCATTATAAACATGCCGTTACTGTTTGGAAATGAAGGTGTCGCGGGCCGGACTCATTCATTTTCACTTAGTAAAGCAACCGCTATTTTAGAAGGTTTAGAACGCTATTGCGGTATGTCGCCTCGTGGAAAAAAAACAAATGTACATGGCAGTTTTCGTGAGCTAGAAGATATTGCACTGAATCCCCTCACACTTGGTGTGCATACAAATGAACATTACAATCGTGATAGTTTTCCATTTAAGCCGTTTGATCCTGATTATGAGCAAAACTGGGTATGGGGATATTCTTTATTACAAAACCGACCACTTCTAGTTCCAGAATCAATCGCTTATTATAGCCTTGGTCATAGAGATGCTTTCGTGTATGAAACATCAAATGGATGTGCAATTGGTGGTAGTTTAGAAGAAGCAATTTTTCACGGCATTTTAGAAATTGTAGAGCGTGACGCCTTTTTGCTCACTTGGTATGCCGAATTACCTCTTCCCCGTCTCGATCTTAGTTCAGCCAATGATACTGAATTGCAACTAATGTTGGAACGCTTACGCACAATTACTGGATATGAATTATACGTTTTCAACGCGACGATGGAACATGGTATTCCGAGCATATGGGTCATTGCGAAAAATACAAGGCAAGATGGTATGAATCTCGTCTGTGCTGGCGGCGCACATATGGAACCAATTCGAGCTGTAAAAAATGCAATTCATGAAATAGCGGGCATGTTACTTATAACAGATGAAGAGCTTGAACAAAAAAGAGAGAAATATGAAAACGGTTTACAAGATCCATATCTTGTTTCGCAAATGGAAGATCATAGTATGCTGTACGGATTGAAAGAAGCGGAAGAACGTCTTCACTTCCTTTTACGTGATGATGCTCCAGTGCAAACGTTCCAAGAAATGAATGCATTACAATCATTTGATATGGATTTAACATCTGATCTTCATCAACTTTTAAACAGGTTACATCAATCTGGACTTGAAGTAATTGTTGTAAATCAAACGGTCCCCCTTATAGAAAAGAACGGCTTACATTGTGTAAAAGTAATTATTCCAGGCATGTTACCGATGACGTTCGGTCACCATCTCACTCGGGTTACAGGACTGGATAGAGTGTATACCGTACCGATGACACTTGGATATTGGGCTGAGCCTTTAACGAATGAAAGTTTAAATCCACATCCGCATCCGTTTCCATAA
- a CDS encoding SagB family peptide dehydrogenase, producing the protein MQPDTFLHHLHFSINEIMSSDKEIDWEDAPLPYKLYRNLPVIPLSLEIPLTLRNSSTKPNLEEIGHYLWYSFGLTQLCQPTTNLENNKTTTLFRRFIPSGGALYPNELYMYLKIDHYPDGIYHYDAAHHRLILLREGNFDSYLTEALGNRCNIHSCFGAAFVSTMFWKNFFKYNNFSYRLQGLDSGVLIGQLLECAKQFGYTNGVYFQFLDRAMNHLLGLSEGEESVYAVIPLSTEPNTDWFHDDHHENKTITSHDLLQQIPPLTHEHFVRSKYVDEYPMIKKINAASMIESTEHFQTFTREERQQYSAHAMQLPKVERLSYDFLQLCKKRYSPDSDFILTKWDAAELATLLQAASLSFPYYNDLDGKYLNENARVSLYGCFYNVKDIENGAYAYNSRTHSIQPIRYGDLRYSLQSSMTMDNVNLFQVPLCLHVIGNKDYYKNKLGYRGYRIHQMEAGMLVHKLVLAATAMGMGGHPLLSFDTNSCDQLYGIDAGNETSLIQIPVGAYRARNWLKGSLHN; encoded by the coding sequence ATGCAACCTGATACTTTTTTACATCATCTCCATTTTTCTATTAATGAAATTATGTCGTCCGATAAAGAGATTGACTGGGAAGACGCACCACTTCCTTATAAATTATATCGAAATTTACCAGTAATCCCTCTCTCTTTAGAAATCCCATTAACTTTGCGGAATTCTTCTACTAAACCTAACTTAGAGGAAATCGGTCATTATCTTTGGTACTCATTTGGTTTAACACAATTATGTCAGCCTACTACTAACCTAGAAAATAATAAAACAACGACTCTATTTCGAAGATTCATCCCTTCTGGGGGTGCTTTATATCCGAATGAATTATATATGTATTTAAAAATTGATCATTATCCAGACGGCATTTACCATTACGACGCCGCGCACCACCGTCTTATCTTACTTCGTGAAGGAAATTTTGATTCTTATCTTACAGAAGCACTCGGCAATCGTTGTAACATACATTCTTGTTTTGGTGCTGCATTTGTATCCACTATGTTTTGGAAAAACTTCTTTAAATACAATAACTTTTCGTATCGTCTGCAAGGATTAGATAGTGGTGTTCTAATCGGTCAATTACTTGAATGCGCAAAACAATTTGGTTATACAAATGGTGTATATTTTCAGTTTCTAGATCGGGCAATGAATCATTTACTTGGACTGTCAGAAGGTGAAGAAAGTGTGTATGCTGTTATTCCTTTAAGTACAGAACCGAATACAGATTGGTTTCATGATGATCATCACGAAAATAAAACTATTACTTCTCATGACTTGTTGCAGCAAATCCCGCCGTTAACACATGAGCATTTCGTTCGCTCAAAATATGTAGATGAATATCCGATGATAAAAAAAATAAACGCAGCTTCTATGATTGAATCAACAGAACACTTCCAAACATTTACCCGTGAAGAACGACAACAATATAGTGCACACGCTATGCAGCTACCTAAAGTGGAACGTTTATCATATGATTTTTTACAACTTTGTAAAAAACGATATTCACCTGATTCTGACTTCATTTTAACGAAATGGGATGCAGCCGAGCTCGCTACTCTACTACAAGCAGCGAGCCTCTCCTTCCCTTATTACAACGACCTTGATGGCAAATATTTAAATGAAAACGCACGAGTCTCACTATATGGATGTTTTTATAACGTAAAAGACATAGAAAACGGCGCTTACGCTTATAACAGTAGGACACATTCCATACAGCCAATTCGGTACGGAGACCTTCGTTATTCTCTGCAATCCAGTATGACGATGGATAACGTAAACCTTTTTCAAGTACCACTTTGTCTACATGTAATCGGAAATAAAGATTACTATAAAAATAAATTAGGTTATAGAGGATATCGAATTCATCAAATGGAAGCTGGCATGCTCGTTCATAAACTCGTTTTAGCTGCGACCGCTATGGGGATGGGCGGGCATCCGTTACTAAGTTTTGATACAAATTCATGCGATCAATTGTACGGGATTGATGCCGGAAATGAAACTTCACTCATTCAAATTCCGGTTGGGGCGTATCGAGCGCGAAATTGGCTAAAAGGGTCCTTGCATAATTAG
- a CDS encoding class I SAM-dependent methyltransferase translates to MSILQRLIEQAKNPRGTIGSSMLCIMNAAHTRLTNWALQKIHIRENAVILDIGCGGGKTIQTLSKRTPLGKIYGIDYSNQAVENSKKANMKDIKAAKVIIHQASVSSIPYHPDFFDLITAFQTHYFWPDVENDMKEVFRVLKPNGSFLLVAETFKIQYHMDKFKTTEELVNLFYETGFTSVKCYEERGCLYLIGNK, encoded by the coding sequence TTGAGTATTTTACAAAGATTAATCGAGCAAGCGAAAAATCCTCGCGGGACAATTGGTTCCTCTATGCTTTGCATTATGAATGCTGCGCATACGAGACTAACAAATTGGGCTTTACAAAAAATACATATACGTGAAAATGCAGTTATTTTAGATATTGGTTGTGGGGGTGGTAAAACCATACAGACTCTTTCAAAACGAACTCCGCTTGGGAAAATATACGGGATCGACTACTCCAATCAAGCTGTTGAAAACTCAAAGAAAGCAAATATGAAGGATATCAAAGCAGCGAAAGTAATTATTCATCAAGCAAGCGTCTCCTCTATTCCATATCATCCGGACTTCTTTGATCTCATTACCGCTTTTCAAACCCACTACTTTTGGCCTGATGTTGAGAATGATATGAAAGAAGTATTTCGCGTCTTAAAACCGAATGGATCCTTTTTACTAGTCGCTGAAACTTTCAAAATCCAATATCATATGGATAAATTTAAGACGACCGAAGAATTAGTAAACCTTTTTTATGAGACGGGATTTACAAGCGTGAAATGTTATGAAGAAAGAGGGTGCCTTTATTTAATAGGAAATAAGTAA
- a CDS encoding DUF3908 family protein produces the protein MAINMNTIEEWIAESNARNEEDLGNVVEEMKEVCVGLDNATLIYTKNIFCFGKKVEVFFFFQDHVVIGEEKEEYIEIEKLKYDDITNSNLKTNDKNTTLELKFSNGKAINLDSLNDNYGTKNWLFARQIKSIFKVI, from the coding sequence ATGGCAATTAACATGAATACAATCGAAGAATGGATTGCTGAATCAAATGCAAGAAACGAAGAAGACTTAGGAAACGTTGTTGAAGAGATGAAAGAAGTATGTGTCGGACTTGATAACGCGACATTAATTTATACGAAAAACATATTTTGTTTCGGTAAGAAAGTAGAAGTATTCTTCTTCTTCCAAGATCACGTCGTTATCGGAGAAGAGAAGGAAGAGTATATTGAGATTGAAAAATTAAAGTATGATGACATTACAAATAGCAACTTAAAAACAAATGACAAAAATACAACGTTAGAACTAAAGTTTTCTAACGGGAAAGCTATTAATTTAGATAGTCTAAATGATAACTACGGTACGAAAAACTGGTTATTTGCAAGACAAATTAAGAGTATTTTTAAAGTAATTTAG
- a CDS encoding FAD-dependent oxidoreductase: MNYVIIGGDAAGMSAAMQIVRNDETANVVTLEKGEIYSYAQCGLPYVISGVIASTEKLIARDVKTFRDKYGIDAKVRHEVTKVDTEKKMVYAEHTETKDVFEFPYDRLLIATGVRPVMPEWEGRDLQGVHLLKTIPDAERILKTLETNKVEAVTIIGGGAIGLEMAETFVELGKKVRMIERNDHIGTIYDADMAEYIHKEADKHNIEILTNENVKAFKGKERVEQLETDKGTYKTDLVLVSVGVQSNTDFLEGTNIRKNHKGAIEVNAYMQTNVKDVYAAGDCATHYHVIKEIHDHIPLGTTANKQGRLAGLNMVDKRRAFKGTLGTGIIKFMNLTLARTGLNEKEAKGLNIPYKTVKVDSTNMAGYYPSASPLHLKLLYHADTKQLLGGQVIGEEGVDKRIDVIAMALFNKMSIHDLEDVDLSYAPPYNSVWDPIQQAARRAE, encoded by the coding sequence GTGAACTATGTCATTATTGGCGGAGATGCAGCAGGTATGAGTGCAGCAATGCAAATTGTTAGAAACGATGAAACTGCAAATGTTGTAACGTTAGAAAAAGGTGAAATCTATTCATACGCTCAGTGCGGATTACCGTATGTGATTAGTGGTGTTATTGCTTCTACTGAAAAGTTAATTGCACGCGATGTAAAGACGTTTCGTGATAAATATGGAATTGATGCGAAAGTACGTCATGAAGTAACGAAAGTAGATACGGAAAAGAAAATGGTGTACGCAGAGCATACGGAGACGAAAGATGTTTTTGAATTTCCGTATGACCGTTTATTAATTGCGACTGGAGTGCGTCCTGTTATGCCAGAATGGGAAGGGCGAGATTTGCAAGGCGTTCATCTTTTAAAAACAATTCCGGATGCTGAGCGCATATTAAAAACGCTAGAAACGAATAAAGTTGAGGCTGTAACTATTATTGGCGGCGGTGCAATTGGACTAGAGATGGCAGAAACATTCGTCGAACTTGGTAAGAAAGTAAGAATGATTGAGCGAAACGATCATATTGGCACAATTTATGATGCCGATATGGCGGAATATATACATAAAGAAGCAGATAAACATAATATTGAAATTTTAACGAATGAAAATGTAAAAGCGTTTAAAGGAAAAGAAAGAGTAGAACAACTGGAGACGGATAAAGGGACGTATAAAACTGATCTCGTTTTAGTATCTGTCGGTGTACAGTCAAATACTGATTTTCTTGAGGGGACAAATATACGTAAAAACCATAAAGGTGCAATTGAAGTAAATGCTTATATGCAAACGAATGTGAAAGACGTATATGCTGCTGGTGATTGTGCAACACATTACCATGTTATAAAGGAAATTCATGACCATATCCCGCTCGGAACGACTGCGAATAAACAAGGGCGACTTGCCGGACTCAACATGGTTGATAAACGCAGAGCATTCAAAGGTACGTTAGGTACAGGCATTATTAAATTTATGAATCTGACGCTCGCAAGAACAGGCTTAAATGAAAAAGAAGCGAAAGGGCTAAACATCCCGTATAAGACGGTCAAAGTAGATTCAACAAATATGGCGGGCTATTACCCGAGTGCTTCGCCACTTCACTTGAAATTACTATATCACGCCGATACGAAACAATTATTAGGCGGTCAAGTAATTGGAGAAGAGGGCGTAGATAAACGTATTGATGTTATCGCGATGGCACTTTTCAATAAAATGAGTATTCACGATTTAGAAGATGTCGACTTAAGTTACGCACCACCATATAACAGCGTTTGGGATCCAATTCAACAAGCAGCAAGGAGAGCGGAATAG
- a CDS encoding TcaA 3rd/4th domain-containing protein: protein MNVCTKCGAQYEDGVQFCQNCGMKRESLVVKKKMSGGTKVGITLLTLLVIVIVGLYLYGSSYYKQMAQVDRMITILQERDGEKLAEIITADDPTVIVTRESLTPLFSYIKENPFYVNELKEYLRQGEKQGDGIERADFSLTKDGKHFFLFDRYKLKAKTYYTTLLTNEKGTSLKLNGKEIDKTNDKKFEKQYGPFLPGTQVFQSEYKNDYVKLSREEKVVLMKQSQNNVTVDLTLQGQYITVQTNASGATLYVNQNPVTALTGEEITWGPIATDGSAAIYLERNGENGRETTKVETVTALSAYNLPFQKKSVEKTVVYNVTPPPTTHYVYNGFIFPDSDIRKLTSTDLTYLSKEQLKIARNEIYARHGHMFQTKDMQAYFSKQSWYRENPYFTGKLTDIETYNVELIKSRE, encoded by the coding sequence ATGAATGTATGTACAAAATGCGGAGCTCAGTATGAAGATGGAGTGCAATTTTGCCAAAACTGCGGGATGAAGAGGGAAAGTCTTGTAGTAAAGAAGAAAATGAGCGGTGGTACAAAAGTTGGCATTACACTCTTAACATTACTTGTTATAGTAATTGTTGGATTGTATTTGTATGGATCATCGTATTATAAGCAGATGGCACAAGTAGACCGAATGATTACTATTTTACAAGAGAGGGACGGGGAGAAATTAGCTGAGATCATCACGGCAGATGATCCAACCGTTATTGTAACGAGAGAGAGTTTAACGCCTCTATTTTCATATATAAAAGAAAATCCATTTTACGTGAATGAATTGAAAGAATATTTGAGGCAAGGTGAAAAACAAGGGGATGGAATAGAAAGAGCAGATTTTTCTTTAACGAAAGATGGGAAACATTTCTTTTTATTTGATCGGTATAAATTGAAAGCGAAGACGTATTATACGACTCTGCTTACAAATGAAAAAGGTACATCTTTAAAATTGAACGGAAAAGAAATTGATAAGACAAATGACAAAAAGTTTGAGAAGCAATATGGACCGTTTCTTCCTGGAACTCAAGTATTTCAATCTGAATATAAAAATGACTATGTAAAACTATCACGTGAGGAAAAGGTTGTACTTATGAAACAAAGTCAAAATAATGTAACGGTAGATTTAACGTTGCAAGGGCAATATATTACAGTTCAAACGAATGCGTCTGGTGCAACATTGTACGTGAATCAAAATCCAGTTACTGCGTTGACTGGAGAAGAAATTACGTGGGGACCGATAGCGACTGATGGAAGTGCGGCGATTTATTTAGAACGAAATGGAGAAAACGGAAGGGAAACGACAAAGGTAGAAACGGTAACGGCACTTTCGGCTTATAATCTTCCATTTCAAAAGAAAAGTGTAGAAAAAACAGTTGTTTACAATGTTACTCCACCGCCTACGACTCATTATGTATATAATGGTTTCATCTTCCCTGATAGTGATATTCGAAAATTAACGAGTACGGACTTAACATATTTATCGAAAGAACAATTGAAAATAGCAAGAAACGAAATATACGCAAGACATGGACATATGTTTCAAACGAAAGATATGCAAGCGTATTTTTCAAAACAGTCTTGGTATAGAGAAAATCCGTATTTTACAGGAAAGCTAACAGATATTGAAACTTATAATGTTGAATTGATCAAATCAAGAGAATAA
- a CDS encoding zinc ribbon domain-containing protein, with protein MKCPACNTENAAEARFCGNCGHSLTEEVVASGGQEEGQLSRPARVKETRPNETVEQVKQFASGYFQFFKNAFKSPSAIMESGNIEVRNGIVSLVLICFLGACIFYRMMSAAATVTRTLLPDIANPTFFGESVMVFFFLLILTLFVGFIIFVSGKMMKSSFSFLESFGIWGTIATPAIAILVLSFLFSFLLIFFLPILLGLATTYMGISIIVAILKLDNGGVDPVYTLIIANVLIGIATFIVFWSYIKTIIQTFIGGLTGF; from the coding sequence ATGAAATGTCCGGCATGTAATACTGAAAATGCAGCGGAAGCAAGGTTTTGCGGAAATTGTGGACATTCGTTAACGGAAGAAGTGGTAGCGAGTGGTGGGCAGGAAGAAGGGCAGCTATCGCGCCCGGCACGAGTAAAGGAAACTCGTCCGAATGAAACGGTAGAGCAAGTGAAACAATTTGCAAGTGGCTATTTTCAGTTCTTTAAAAATGCTTTTAAATCACCATCGGCCATTATGGAAAGTGGAAATATTGAAGTGCGAAATGGAATTGTAAGTCTTGTGCTTATTTGCTTTTTAGGAGCATGTATTTTTTATAGAATGATGAGCGCAGCGGCGACTGTTACGAGGACATTATTGCCAGATATAGCTAATCCTACTTTCTTTGGAGAATCTGTAATGGTCTTTTTCTTTTTATTAATTTTAACTTTATTTGTCGGATTTATTATTTTTGTAAGTGGTAAGATGATGAAATCATCTTTTTCTTTTCTTGAATCATTCGGTATATGGGGGACGATAGCGACGCCAGCTATTGCTATACTAGTTCTTTCTTTTCTATTTAGTTTCCTATTGATCTTTTTTTTACCAATCTTATTAGGGCTGGCTACAACGTATATGGGAATTAGTATAATTGTAGCTATATTAAAACTAGACAACGGCGGAGTAGATCCTGTTTACACACTTATTATCGCAAATGTTTTAATCGGAATTGCAACGTTTATCGTGTTTTGGTCTTACATTAAAACGATAATCCAAACCTTTATCGGGGGATTAACAGGCTTCTAA
- a CDS encoding DUF4179 domain-containing protein, with amino-acid sequence MSIYKELNDIQLDITEFEETPLTKIEEKQWEKRVKNKLRKNKKTKKWFGVAAACMLIVSIIVPLGQTSLANMPFIAGLIEKYIDKQQPLDYSPYKTAIGKTAENKYGKLTLNEVLVDDNKLFISSTFEPAKGVKFDYQTYLIPQVRINGRDFSNTKDAQSIEVNDSMFTIYGGIELSEMPQTDELQIEITYDTFNRDTVIEQPWIFDIEVSQAQLMKEKQTFDLNETIVLYDGNKVTVKKVVSTPISTTIYYDVTQSTNEDIYFKIESESGEAHTFKEVVISNEDGGISFSRFDGINVAVGKYSLVPYSGKENKKIGPPIPIQ; translated from the coding sequence ATGTCTATTTATAAAGAGTTAAATGATATTCAGTTGGACATCACAGAGTTTGAGGAGACTCCCTTAACCAAAATAGAGGAAAAGCAGTGGGAAAAACGTGTGAAAAATAAGCTACGCAAAAATAAAAAAACAAAAAAATGGTTCGGAGTCGCAGCAGCTTGCATGTTAATTGTCAGTATTATAGTGCCACTTGGACAAACATCTTTAGCAAATATGCCATTTATTGCGGGATTGATTGAAAAATATATTGATAAACAGCAACCACTTGACTATTCTCCCTATAAAACGGCTATTGGGAAAACTGCTGAAAATAAATACGGTAAACTGACGTTAAATGAGGTATTAGTGGATGACAATAAATTATTCATCAGTTCAACATTTGAGCCAGCGAAGGGTGTGAAATTTGATTATCAAACATATTTAATTCCACAGGTACGAATAAATGGGCGTGACTTTTCTAATACAAAGGATGCACAATCAATTGAAGTAAATGATTCTATGTTTACAATTTACGGTGGTATCGAGTTAAGTGAAATGCCACAAACTGATGAACTTCAAATCGAAATTACTTATGATACATTCAACAGGGATACTGTAATTGAGCAACCATGGATATTTGATATTGAAGTATCGCAAGCTCAGTTGATGAAAGAGAAGCAGACGTTTGATTTAAATGAAACAATTGTTTTATATGATGGCAATAAAGTAACTGTTAAAAAAGTAGTTTCTACGCCGATTTCCACAACGATTTATTATGATGTGACACAAAGTACAAATGAAGATATTTATTTTAAAATCGAATCAGAATCTGGGGAAGCACATACATTTAAAGAGGTGGTTATATCGAATGAAGATGGCGGTATTTCTTTTAGTAGATTTGATGGAATAAATGTAGCGGTGGGAAAATATTCACTTGTACCGTATTCGGGGAAAGAAAACAAAAAAATTGGACCACCTATTCCGATTCAATAA
- a CDS encoding sigma-70 family RNA polymerase sigma factor — MKITEENVVQQIQQRNEKSITFIIQTYGGLLSAIIKRYVYSNQQDYEECLDDVLLAIWFHIDSFDSSKNTFKQWIAAIAKYRAIDYQRKNARNQQQTVCTEINDRLYQEQRKQNDFLDVQELLSELSATERNIFEKYYLEGVPSREIASHLNVKESWIHNKLSRGRKKLKQIFIFKNGV, encoded by the coding sequence TTGAAGATAACAGAAGAAAATGTTGTGCAACAAATTCAACAACGTAATGAAAAGAGCATTACGTTCATTATCCAAACATATGGAGGTTTACTCAGCGCTATTATTAAACGATATGTATATAGTAATCAGCAAGATTATGAAGAATGCTTAGATGATGTATTATTAGCCATTTGGTTTCATATCGATTCATTTGATTCAAGTAAAAATACGTTTAAACAATGGATAGCAGCCATTGCTAAATATCGGGCAATTGATTATCAGCGGAAAAATGCGAGAAATCAGCAACAAACTGTCTGTACAGAGATTAATGATCGTCTGTATCAAGAACAAAGAAAACAAAATGACTTCTTAGACGTACAGGAATTGCTTAGTGAGTTGTCAGCAACAGAGCGTAACATTTTTGAAAAGTATTATTTAGAAGGTGTACCGTCTCGTGAAATTGCATCCCACCTTAATGTGAAAGAGTCATGGATTCATAACAAACTGTCACGCGGACGAAAAAAGCTCAAACAGATTTTTATTTTTAAAAATGGAGTGTGA